A portion of the Streptomyces coeruleoprunus genome contains these proteins:
- a CDS encoding helix-turn-helix transcriptional regulator — protein sequence MSHTAVEEHPTEELAALVRSLRERAGMTQEELAYSSGLSIRTISDLERGRTTTPQRRSIALLADALCIEGDSLEHFRQTARGRSVAQCPRCAATWHLAELTGQRRSA from the coding sequence ATGTCTCACACTGCTGTAGAAGAACATCCGACGGAAGAGCTTGCCGCGCTGGTGCGATCGCTTCGCGAACGGGCCGGAATGACCCAGGAAGAATTGGCCTACAGCTCCGGTCTCAGCATTCGTACGATCTCCGATCTGGAGCGCGGTCGGACTACCACGCCGCAGCGGCGCTCGATCGCCCTGCTGGCCGACGCGCTCTGTATCGAAGGCGACTCGCTGGAGCACTTCCGGCAGACGGCCAGGGGCCGTTCTGTCGCTCAATGTCCGCGTTGTGCTGCCACCTGGCATCTGGCCGAGCTCACTGGTCAGCGGCGTTCCGCCTGA
- a CDS encoding type I polyketide synthase, translating to MRRNDSWRVGVTGDGDLVSSEDKLRGYLKRVTAELLETRERLAGEPVAIVGMACRFPGGVQSPEDLWELLVRGGSVVSGTPEDRNWNLGELTVRGPDGVETPGTFGAFLHDAADFDADFFGISPREAVAMDPQHRLLLETAWEALERAGIPADSLRGSRTGVYTGIISGDHAAHLAASGSAGLDGYFINGAGAAFASGRIAYTLGLQGPAVTIDTACSSSLVALHDACRALRAGDCTTALVGGAAVVSTPAMLVEFGRQGGLAADGRCKPFAAAADGTAFSEGVGVLVLERLSDALRAGHEVLAVVRGTAVNQDGASNGLTAPNGAAQEEVIRQALANARLTADQVDAVEAHGTGTTLGDPIEGRALIATYGAQRPAGRPLLLGSVKSNIGHTQAAAGVAGVIKTVLALRNGVLPASIGIDTPTPHVDWASGGVRLLTGTTPWPDTGAPRRAGVSSFSLSGTNAHALIEQAPAQDVPSTPADGPLPLSAAPLPAVPWTLSAKSTAALRDQAARLLDRLDAEPALDDADIALTLATGRSALRHRAVVVGADRSELTAGLTALVAGEVAPNLVQGTAPAEDMPGAVFVFPGQGPQWAGMGARLMETSPVFAARVQECLAEFEPYLDWSLSDVLRGAPGARSLDEDEVIQPALFTMMVSLAALWESCGVRPTAVVGHSQGEIAAACVAGALSLPDAVRLVALRNRPIRAAITGRGGMASLPRPVAEVEKLLERWDGRLTVAAVNGPSATAVSGDLDALQELFAVCEAEGTPAHRIPIDYASHSAHIDAVEQDLLDTIGDLAPRETTVPFYSTVTAGPLDGRELTAPYWFENLRRPVDFAGAIDALLADGHRAFVECGAHPVLRYGLDEIIQAKGADATVVTTLRRGHGGPDRFLNSLGLLHAHGGRVDWRALLARGGARHVPLPTYAFQRRRFWLDLPAGQAGDVRAAGLRPVEHPLVGAAADLAGDDGAALYTGRLSARDLPWLADHTIAGTPLLPGTATVELAAHLAARTGLDGIEELALHAPVVVPDEGGLALQVAVGAPDATGRRSFTLYSRPEDDTDGAPWTRHAEGTLRPGDAPGSAPQEWEQLRAAWPPHDARPVDLDGLYDRLADHGLAYGPAFRGLRAVWRRGDELFAEVSLDEEATADSAAYGPHPALLDAALHAVFADGTGAPELRLPFAWHGVTVHRRGTTALRVRITRDGDDALTLRAADTTGEPVLSVDSLAVRPVTAEQLRAAAEPHRDSLFRLDWPAVPAPAGPAPHTGRWAVLGDPSAGVPVTGTVRSDLEALTADLAAGTAAPDVVLAPVTPVTAEAGPDTADAVRAAVCRALALVQAWTEDERLAGSRLVFVTHHATSVDGDHAQAPDLAGAAVWGLVRSAQAEHPGRLFLLDTDGTAESGEALPTALATGEPQTAVRSGTVRAARLVRVPAVAAPSAPRPYDPSDTVLVTGGLGTLGGLVARHLVTTRGARHLLLAGRRGQDTPGAAELAAELTELGATVTVARCDVADRADLAALLASVPADRPLVSVVHTAGVADDGVLGALTPERLERVLRPKADAALHLHELTRELDLHEFVLFSSLSGVLGRAGQANYAAANAFLDALARHRHGHGLPATSLAWGLWAQASAISGGIVEDGARRTAAEGVAAMPAEEALALFDTALATAHGLDVPALVAARLDLPALRARAARTHDLPPVLHSLVRVAPRSAPGGDRGGPSGASGPDALRRDLARLSAAERLDRITALVRARVAAVLGHEGTDSDAIAADRAFKELGFDSLTAVELRNQLGTATGVRLPATLVFDYPTRGPSRASWTSAWPRTRPTVRRTAARPPPRTERPWTPPSTAWSRRSPPPHSTTPRAATSWPASGS from the coding sequence TTGCGTAGGAACGATTCTTGGCGAGTGGGCGTCACGGGGGACGGGGATTTGGTGAGCAGTGAGGACAAGCTCCGCGGCTATCTGAAGCGCGTCACCGCGGAGCTGCTGGAGACCCGTGAGCGACTGGCCGGGGAACCCGTCGCCATCGTGGGCATGGCCTGCCGGTTCCCGGGAGGGGTGCAGAGCCCCGAGGACCTGTGGGAGCTGCTGGTGCGCGGCGGCAGCGTCGTGTCCGGCACCCCCGAGGACCGCAACTGGAACCTCGGCGAGCTGACGGTGCGCGGCCCGGACGGCGTCGAGACCCCGGGCACCTTCGGCGCGTTCCTGCACGATGCCGCCGACTTCGACGCCGACTTCTTCGGTATCTCGCCGCGCGAGGCCGTCGCGATGGACCCGCAGCACCGCCTGCTGCTGGAGACCGCGTGGGAGGCGCTCGAGCGCGCCGGCATACCGGCCGACTCCCTGCGCGGCAGCCGCACCGGCGTCTACACCGGCATCATCAGCGGCGACCACGCCGCCCACCTGGCCGCGTCCGGCTCCGCGGGCCTCGACGGCTACTTCATCAACGGCGCCGGAGCCGCCTTCGCCTCCGGCCGCATCGCCTACACCCTGGGTCTCCAGGGCCCCGCCGTGACCATCGACACCGCCTGCTCCTCCTCGTTGGTCGCCCTGCACGACGCCTGCCGGGCCCTGCGTGCCGGCGACTGCACGACCGCCCTGGTGGGCGGCGCCGCCGTGGTGTCGACGCCCGCCATGCTCGTCGAGTTCGGCCGTCAGGGCGGACTCGCCGCGGACGGCCGGTGCAAGCCCTTCGCCGCCGCCGCCGACGGCACCGCCTTCTCCGAGGGCGTCGGCGTGCTCGTACTCGAACGGCTCTCCGACGCGCTGCGGGCCGGACACGAGGTGCTGGCCGTCGTCCGTGGCACGGCCGTCAACCAGGACGGCGCCTCCAACGGCCTCACCGCGCCCAACGGAGCGGCCCAGGAGGAGGTCATCCGTCAGGCACTCGCCAACGCCCGGCTCACCGCCGACCAGGTCGACGCCGTCGAGGCCCACGGCACCGGCACCACCCTCGGCGACCCGATCGAGGGACGGGCCCTGATCGCCACCTACGGCGCCCAGCGGCCCGCCGGACGGCCGCTGCTGCTCGGCTCGGTGAAGTCCAACATCGGCCACACGCAGGCCGCGGCCGGCGTCGCGGGCGTCATCAAGACGGTGCTCGCCCTCCGCAACGGCGTCCTGCCAGCCAGCATCGGCATCGACACACCCACCCCGCACGTCGACTGGGCGTCCGGAGGCGTGCGTCTGCTCACCGGGACGACCCCGTGGCCGGACACCGGCGCACCGCGCAGGGCGGGCGTCTCCTCCTTCAGCCTCAGCGGCACCAACGCGCACGCCCTGATCGAGCAGGCCCCCGCCCAGGACGTCCCGAGTACCCCCGCCGACGGCCCCCTGCCCCTCTCCGCCGCGCCCCTGCCCGCCGTGCCCTGGACGCTGTCCGCGAAATCCACGGCCGCCCTGCGCGACCAGGCCGCCCGGCTCCTCGACCGTCTGGACGCCGAACCGGCCCTGGACGACGCCGACATCGCCCTCACTCTCGCCACCGGACGCTCCGCCCTGCGCCACCGCGCCGTCGTCGTCGGCGCCGACCGCAGCGAACTCACCGCCGGCCTGACGGCGCTCGTCGCGGGGGAGGTCGCCCCGAACCTCGTCCAGGGCACCGCGCCCGCCGAGGACATGCCCGGCGCCGTCTTCGTCTTCCCCGGCCAGGGGCCCCAGTGGGCCGGCATGGGGGCACGGCTGATGGAGACCTCGCCCGTCTTCGCCGCACGGGTCCAGGAGTGCCTGGCGGAGTTCGAGCCCTACCTCGACTGGTCGCTCTCCGATGTGCTGCGCGGCGCGCCCGGCGCCCGCAGCCTCGACGAGGACGAGGTCATCCAGCCCGCCCTGTTCACGATGATGGTCTCCCTGGCCGCGCTGTGGGAGTCCTGCGGCGTGCGGCCCACCGCCGTGGTCGGCCACAGCCAGGGCGAGATCGCCGCCGCCTGCGTGGCCGGGGCGCTGTCCCTGCCCGACGCCGTACGCCTCGTCGCCCTGCGCAACCGGCCCATCCGGGCCGCGATCACCGGGCGCGGCGGCATGGCCTCGCTGCCCCGGCCGGTCGCGGAGGTCGAGAAACTGCTGGAGCGGTGGGACGGGCGGCTCACCGTGGCCGCCGTCAACGGGCCATCGGCCACCGCGGTCTCCGGCGACCTCGACGCCCTCCAGGAACTCTTCGCCGTGTGCGAGGCCGAGGGCACACCCGCGCACCGCATCCCCATCGACTACGCCTCCCACTCGGCGCACATCGACGCCGTCGAGCAGGACCTCCTCGACACCATCGGCGACCTCGCCCCGCGCGAGACCACGGTGCCCTTCTACTCCACGGTGACCGCCGGTCCGCTCGACGGCCGCGAACTGACCGCCCCCTACTGGTTCGAGAACCTGCGCCGCCCCGTCGACTTCGCCGGTGCGATCGACGCCCTCCTCGCCGACGGCCACCGCGCCTTCGTCGAGTGCGGCGCCCACCCGGTGCTCCGCTACGGCCTGGACGAGATCATCCAGGCCAAGGGCGCCGACGCCACCGTCGTCACCACGCTGCGGCGCGGCCACGGCGGCCCCGACCGCTTCCTGAACTCCCTGGGACTGCTCCACGCGCACGGCGGCCGGGTCGACTGGCGGGCGCTCCTCGCCCGCGGCGGGGCACGCCACGTCCCGCTGCCCACCTACGCCTTCCAGCGGAGGCGGTTCTGGCTCGACCTCCCCGCCGGCCAGGCCGGCGACGTCCGCGCCGCCGGCCTCCGCCCGGTCGAGCACCCCCTGGTCGGTGCGGCCGCCGACCTCGCGGGCGACGACGGCGCGGCCCTGTACACCGGGCGGCTCTCCGCGCGGGACCTCCCGTGGCTCGCCGACCACACCATCGCCGGAACCCCGCTGCTGCCCGGCACGGCGACGGTGGAACTCGCCGCGCACCTCGCCGCGCGCACCGGGCTCGACGGCATCGAGGAACTGGCCCTGCACGCCCCCGTCGTCGTACCCGACGAGGGCGGCCTCGCCCTCCAGGTGGCCGTCGGCGCCCCCGACGCGACGGGGCGGCGGTCCTTCACCCTGTACTCCCGGCCCGAGGACGACACCGACGGCGCGCCCTGGACCCGGCACGCCGAGGGCACCCTCCGGCCCGGGGACGCGCCCGGTTCCGCTCCGCAGGAGTGGGAGCAGCTGCGCGCGGCCTGGCCGCCGCACGACGCGCGTCCGGTCGACCTCGACGGCCTCTACGACCGGCTCGCCGACCACGGCCTCGCCTACGGCCCCGCCTTCCGCGGGCTGCGCGCGGTATGGCGGCGGGGCGACGAGCTGTTCGCCGAGGTCTCCCTGGACGAGGAGGCCACCGCGGACTCCGCCGCGTACGGGCCGCACCCTGCCCTGCTGGACGCCGCCCTGCACGCCGTGTTCGCCGACGGCACCGGGGCCCCCGAGCTGCGGCTGCCGTTCGCCTGGCACGGCGTCACCGTGCACCGCCGCGGCACGACCGCACTGCGGGTGAGGATCACCCGCGACGGCGACGACGCCCTCACCCTGCGGGCGGCCGACACCACCGGCGAACCGGTCCTGTCCGTCGACTCCCTGGCCGTACGCCCCGTGACCGCCGAACAGCTCCGCGCGGCCGCGGAGCCCCACCGGGACTCCCTCTTCCGGCTCGACTGGCCGGCCGTCCCCGCCCCGGCGGGCCCGGCGCCCCACACCGGGCGGTGGGCCGTCCTCGGTGACCCATCCGCGGGCGTTCCGGTCACCGGGACGGTCCGTTCCGACCTGGAGGCGCTCACCGCGGACCTCGCGGCCGGCACAGCGGCCCCCGACGTGGTCCTCGCCCCCGTCACCCCGGTCACCGCGGAGGCGGGCCCGGACACCGCCGACGCGGTCAGGGCGGCCGTGTGCCGCGCGCTCGCCCTCGTCCAGGCCTGGACCGAGGACGAGCGGCTGGCCGGCTCCCGGCTGGTGTTCGTCACCCACCACGCGACGTCCGTGGACGGCGACCACGCGCAGGCGCCGGACCTCGCGGGTGCCGCGGTGTGGGGCCTCGTCCGCTCCGCCCAGGCGGAACACCCCGGCCGGCTGTTCCTGCTGGACACCGACGGCACCGCGGAGTCCGGCGAGGCGCTGCCGACGGCACTGGCGACCGGAGAGCCGCAGACGGCCGTCCGATCGGGCACGGTCCGCGCCGCCCGGCTCGTCCGGGTACCGGCCGTGGCCGCGCCGTCCGCACCGCGGCCGTACGACCCGTCCGACACCGTCCTCGTCACCGGCGGCCTCGGCACCCTCGGCGGCCTGGTGGCCCGCCACCTCGTCACCACACGCGGCGCACGGCACCTGCTCCTCGCCGGCCGCAGGGGGCAGGACACCCCAGGCGCCGCCGAGCTGGCCGCCGAACTCACCGAACTGGGCGCCACCGTCACCGTGGCCCGCTGCGACGTGGCCGACCGCGCCGACCTGGCCGCGCTGCTCGCCTCCGTACCGGCGGACCGGCCTCTCGTGTCCGTCGTCCACACCGCGGGCGTGGCCGACGACGGCGTCCTCGGCGCCCTCACTCCCGAGCGGCTGGAGCGCGTGCTGCGCCCCAAGGCCGACGCGGCGCTCCACCTGCACGAGCTGACGCGTGAGCTGGACCTGCACGAATTCGTGCTGTTCTCGTCGCTGTCGGGCGTGCTCGGCCGCGCCGGACAGGCCAACTACGCCGCGGCCAACGCCTTCCTGGACGCGCTGGCCCGGCACCGCCACGGACACGGCCTGCCCGCGACCTCCCTGGCGTGGGGCCTGTGGGCGCAGGCCAGCGCGATCAGCGGCGGGATCGTCGAGGACGGCGCACGGCGCACGGCCGCCGAAGGCGTCGCGGCCATGCCCGCCGAGGAGGCGCTGGCCCTCTTCGACACGGCGCTCGCCACCGCCCACGGCCTCGACGTGCCGGCACTCGTGGCCGCCCGTCTGGACCTGCCCGCGCTGCGCGCCCGCGCCGCCCGCACCCACGACCTGCCGCCGGTGCTCCACTCGCTGGTGCGGGTCGCACCCCGCAGCGCGCCCGGCGGCGACCGCGGCGGACCGTCCGGCGCGTCCGGTCCGGACGCCCTCCGCAGGGACCTCGCGCGGCTGTCCGCGGCCGAACGACTGGACCGGATCACCGCCCTCGTCCGCGCCAGGGTGGCGGCCGTCCTCGGTCACGAGGGGACCGACAGCGACGCGATCGCGGCGGACCGCGCCTTCAAGGAGCTCGGCTTCGACTCGCTCACCGCGGTCGAGCTGCGCAACCAGCTCGGCACGGCCACCGGCGTCCGCCTGCCGGCCACCCTCGTCTTCGACTACCCCACCCGGGGGCCCTCGCGGGCTTCCTGGACGAGTGCCTGGCCAAGGACACGGCCGACGGTCCGGCGGACGGCGGCGCGCCCGCCGCCGCGGACGGAGCGGCCGTGGACGCCGCCGTCGACCGCCTGGTCTCGGCGTTCTCCGCCGCCGCACTCGACGACACCACGCGCGGCCACGTCGTGGCCCGCCTCAGGGAGCTGA
- a CDS encoding aromatic ring-hydroxylating oxygenase subunit alpha — MVFQPTRGNLPARFGPGVPNVPPIGPATLDAEVYRDPERYEQERIKVLNRSWQIICRSEQIADPGDHHVWEGHGESIVITRRPDGGLDGFHNVCPHRGARIVAESGTDARRFTCKWHNWTFTTAGKVSGVPDRPDFDRKRLEGLCSPAVDVDEWGGWVWAVLAGPGVAGPLKDWIAAEVRDDLAAFRMEEMKLVEKVEWVVDVNWKVAIDAFSEYYHAQALHNMGGKEAKDARHSTIHVHGRNGMYFVPFLGVLEDLQRTLDHTRYAICNYQLFPTAVANCQALHTQVFRAVPLGVTKTRFEAWELRYELEEGDDPEYLRQVDFFWEIYKAVVQEDVDEWTDVAATTQSSAYHTNILSERECVITHFHRVVDDMLAGGDGLGLEPKPVDEETVES; from the coding sequence GTGGTCTTCCAGCCCACCCGAGGCAATCTGCCCGCCCGCTTCGGGCCCGGCGTGCCGAACGTCCCGCCCATCGGCCCGGCGACGCTCGACGCCGAGGTCTACCGGGATCCGGAGCGCTACGAGCAGGAGCGCATCAAGGTCCTCAACCGCAGCTGGCAGATCATCTGCCGGTCCGAGCAGATAGCCGATCCGGGGGACCACCACGTCTGGGAGGGGCACGGCGAGAGCATCGTCATCACCCGCCGCCCGGACGGCGGCCTCGACGGCTTCCACAACGTCTGCCCGCACCGCGGAGCCCGAATCGTCGCCGAGAGCGGCACCGACGCCCGCCGCTTCACCTGCAAGTGGCACAACTGGACCTTCACCACGGCGGGCAAGGTCAGCGGCGTCCCCGACCGGCCGGACTTCGACCGCAAGCGGCTGGAGGGGCTCTGCTCACCGGCCGTCGACGTCGACGAGTGGGGCGGCTGGGTCTGGGCGGTCCTCGCGGGGCCGGGCGTCGCCGGCCCGCTGAAGGACTGGATCGCCGCCGAGGTCCGCGACGACCTCGCCGCCTTCCGCATGGAGGAGATGAAGCTCGTCGAGAAGGTCGAGTGGGTGGTGGACGTCAACTGGAAGGTCGCCATCGACGCCTTCAGCGAGTACTACCACGCCCAGGCGCTGCACAACATGGGCGGCAAGGAGGCGAAGGACGCGCGCCACTCGACCATCCACGTGCACGGGCGCAACGGGATGTACTTCGTCCCGTTCCTCGGCGTGCTGGAGGACCTGCAGCGCACCCTGGACCACACGCGGTACGCCATCTGCAATTACCAGCTGTTCCCGACCGCCGTCGCCAACTGCCAGGCGCTGCACACGCAGGTCTTCCGGGCCGTGCCGCTGGGCGTGACGAAGACCCGCTTCGAGGCGTGGGAGCTCCGGTACGAGCTGGAGGAGGGCGACGACCCGGAGTACCTGCGCCAGGTGGACTTCTTCTGGGAGATCTACAAGGCGGTCGTGCAGGAGGACGTGGACGAGTGGACCGACGTCGCCGCGACGACGCAGTCCTCCGCGTACCACACCAACATCCTGAGCGAGCGGGAGTGCGTCATCACGCACTTCCACCGGGTCGTCGACGACATGCTGGCGGGCGGCGACGGCCTGGGCCTGGAGCCGAAGCCGGTCGACGAGGAGACCGTGGAGTCCTAG
- a CDS encoding thioesterase II family protein, with protein MTEIQLDDEWIRRFTPGPAGSTPLVCFPHAGGSASYFRPFAQELKDRNQVLAVQYPGRQDRMHHRCLNRIDEFADAAFTALEPLLKEPVAFFGHSMGAVIAFEVAHRMRERLGTAPVTLFVSGRRAPSKDRQSTIHLLDDDGLVEVLRSSSGTDARILEDKDVLRMILPPLRADYTAVETWRDDPSRPILDCPVVTLFGEDDETVTSEEAAAWVDHTTGPFTLEAFEGGHFYLADRFGAVADTVAHALNG; from the coding sequence ATGACCGAGATCCAGCTGGACGATGAATGGATTCGCCGTTTCACCCCCGGGCCCGCCGGGAGCACACCACTGGTGTGTTTTCCGCACGCCGGGGGTTCGGCGAGTTATTTCCGTCCTTTTGCCCAGGAGTTGAAGGACCGCAATCAGGTACTCGCGGTGCAGTATCCCGGTCGGCAGGACAGAATGCACCACCGGTGCCTCAACCGCATTGACGAATTCGCCGATGCCGCATTCACCGCGCTGGAACCGCTTCTGAAGGAACCCGTGGCATTCTTCGGGCACAGCATGGGGGCGGTTATCGCGTTCGAAGTGGCGCACCGTATGCGGGAACGGCTCGGGACGGCGCCGGTGACGCTGTTCGTCTCGGGCCGGCGCGCGCCGTCCAAGGACCGTCAGTCCACGATCCACCTGCTCGACGACGACGGTCTGGTGGAGGTGCTGCGCAGTTCCAGCGGCACCGACGCGCGCATCCTGGAGGACAAGGACGTGCTGCGCATGATCCTGCCGCCGCTGCGCGCCGACTACACCGCCGTCGAGACCTGGCGGGACGACCCGTCCCGTCCGATTCTCGACTGCCCCGTCGTCACGCTCTTCGGGGAGGACGACGAGACGGTCACCTCCGAGGAGGCCGCGGCCTGGGTCGACCACACGACGGGTCCCTTCACGCTGGAGGCCTTCGAGGGCGGTCACTTCTACCTCGCGGACCGGTTCGGCGCCGTCGCCGACACGGTGGCACACGCCCTGAACGGCTAG
- a CDS encoding cysteine desulfurase-like protein: MTISHLYDIDAIRAQFPALKAGSAHFDGPGGTQIPQSVIDAMVDALSDPLCNRGDSTAGERNAESIVVEARRAMGDFLGADPRGVVFGRSSTQLLYDHARTLAKTWSPGDEVVVTRLDHEGNIRSWIQAAEAAGVTVRWADFDAATGELTPDHIAAVLSDRTRLVAVTAASNLIGTRPDVAAISRLVHDAGALLHVDAAQLSAHALVDFDALGADSLSCSAYKFLGPHLGILAGRPDLLETLRPDKLLASTDSVPERFELGILPYGVLAGVRATVDFWAGLGALREGEAPRRDRLASALSAVEDHEDRLRLYLERGLAAFDAVTVHSRAASRTPTLLLTFEGHDPREVHRHLAARGVDTGFGTFYSADAARHLGLGEEGGVRVGLAPYTSEEDVDRLLEGIEDFLAVGTRARRTPAVRL; this comes from the coding sequence GTGACGATTTCTCACCTCTACGACATCGATGCCATACGGGCGCAGTTTCCCGCGCTCAAGGCCGGGTCCGCCCACTTCGACGGGCCGGGGGGCACCCAGATACCCCAGTCCGTGATCGATGCGATGGTGGACGCGCTGTCGGACCCCCTGTGCAACCGCGGGGACAGCACGGCCGGCGAACGCAATGCCGAGTCCATCGTCGTGGAGGCCCGCCGGGCCATGGGCGACTTCCTCGGCGCCGACCCGCGGGGCGTCGTCTTCGGCCGTAGCTCCACCCAGCTCCTCTACGACCACGCCCGCACCCTGGCCAAGACGTGGAGCCCGGGCGACGAGGTCGTGGTCACGCGCCTCGACCACGAGGGCAACATCAGGTCCTGGATCCAGGCGGCGGAGGCCGCCGGGGTCACGGTCCGCTGGGCGGACTTCGACGCCGCCACCGGCGAGCTCACGCCCGACCACATCGCCGCGGTCCTCTCCGACCGCACCCGCCTGGTCGCCGTCACCGCCGCGTCCAACCTGATCGGCACCCGCCCCGACGTGGCCGCGATCTCCCGCCTGGTCCACGACGCGGGCGCCCTGCTGCACGTCGACGCCGCCCAGCTCAGCGCGCACGCGCTCGTCGACTTCGACGCGCTCGGCGCGGACTCCCTCAGCTGCTCCGCCTACAAGTTCCTCGGACCGCACCTCGGGATCCTCGCGGGCCGCCCCGATCTGCTGGAGACGCTCCGCCCCGACAAGCTGCTCGCCTCGACCGACTCCGTACCGGAGCGTTTCGAACTCGGCATCCTGCCGTACGGGGTGCTGGCGGGCGTGCGGGCCACCGTCGACTTCTGGGCCGGGCTCGGGGCGCTGCGCGAGGGCGAGGCCCCCCGGCGTGACCGGCTCGCGTCCGCGCTGTCCGCCGTCGAGGACCACGAGGACCGGCTGCGGCTGTACCTCGAACGGGGTCTGGCGGCGTTCGACGCCGTGACGGTGCACTCCCGGGCCGCCTCGCGCACCCCCACCCTGCTGCTCACCTTCGAGGGCCACGACCCCCGCGAGGTGCACCGCCACCTCGCCGCCCGCGGCGTGGACACCGGCTTCGGGACCTTCTACTCGGCCGACGCGGCCCGGCACCTCGGGCTCGGGGAAGAGGGCGGGGTGCGCGTGGGGCTGGCGCCCTACACCTCCGAGGAGGACGTCGACCGTCTGCTCGAGGGGATCGAGGACTTCCTCGCCGTGGGGACCCGCGCCCGGCGGACGCCGGCCGTGCGCCTGTGA
- a CDS encoding ATP/GTP-binding protein, whose product MSPRRNRPQKRGGENPTGAGGGDGDRYGGFQRTETWQGEDWAVRNVAGASAAGKRYRCPGCDQEIPSGVAHVVAWPEYGGVDDRRHWHKACWNAKDRRTTRVQRSRNAPRH is encoded by the coding sequence GTGTCACCGCGCCGCAACCGGCCCCAGAAGAGGGGCGGAGAGAATCCCACCGGGGCCGGCGGCGGTGACGGCGACCGGTACGGCGGCTTCCAGCGGACGGAGACCTGGCAGGGCGAGGACTGGGCCGTGCGGAACGTGGCCGGGGCGAGCGCGGCCGGTAAACGGTACCGCTGCCCGGGCTGCGACCAGGAGATCCCCTCGGGCGTCGCCCATGTGGTGGCCTGGCCCGAGTACGGCGGCGTGGACGACCGGCGCCACTGGCACAAGGCGTGCTGGAACGCGAAGGACCGCCGCACCACCCGGGTGCAGCGGTCCCGCAACGCCCCGCGCCACTGA
- a CDS encoding LLM class flavin-dependent oxidoreductase, whose product MRVGTFVLSAQFPGQGHGETLYRAVRSAEVAEECGLDSVWLAEHHFVPYGVCPSAITLAALLLGRTRRIRVGTAVSVLPTGHPVALGEQAALLHLTSGGRFSLGVGRGGPWVDLEVFGAGLEAYEKGFPEALDLLLRWLREPRVAADGARHRFREVAVVPRPDDLIDGESAPETILACTSPKSVRLAAARGLPMMLGMHCGDEDKAEMVALWRREALAAGHGPDEVARIGERHLSAGVAQIADHTADAAETLLKAMPGWLKRGLDAHVTVDGRHRAMRDPLAYTELLCRLHPVGTPRLAADRLAATAERTGIRRFALMVEGSGQVAATEENVRRLGEEVLPLLV is encoded by the coding sequence ATGCGCGTGGGAACGTTTGTCCTGTCGGCCCAGTTTCCCGGGCAAGGTCATGGCGAGACGCTGTACCGGGCGGTGCGCTCGGCGGAGGTCGCCGAGGAGTGCGGACTGGACTCGGTCTGGCTGGCCGAGCACCACTTCGTGCCGTACGGGGTGTGTCCGTCGGCGATCACGCTGGCGGCGCTGCTGCTGGGCCGTACGCGCCGGATCCGGGTGGGTACGGCGGTCAGTGTGCTGCCGACCGGGCACCCGGTCGCGCTGGGCGAGCAGGCGGCGCTGCTGCACCTGACCTCGGGCGGCAGATTCAGCCTGGGGGTCGGCCGCGGTGGTCCATGGGTCGACCTGGAGGTGTTCGGCGCGGGCCTGGAGGCGTACGAGAAGGGGTTCCCGGAGGCGCTGGACCTGCTGCTGCGCTGGCTGCGCGAGCCGCGCGTCGCGGCGGACGGCGCGCGGCACCGGTTCCGTGAGGTCGCCGTCGTACCGCGCCCCGACGACCTCATCGACGGGGAGTCGGCGCCGGAGACGATCCTGGCCTGTACGTCGCCGAAGAGCGTGCGGCTGGCCGCGGCGCGGGGGCTGCCGATGATGCTCGGCATGCACTGCGGGGACGAGGACAAGGCGGAGATGGTCGCCCTGTGGCGCAGGGAGGCGCTGGCGGCCGGGCACGGCCCGGACGAGGTGGCCCGGATCGGGGAGCGGCATCTGTCGGCGGGGGTCGCCCAGATCGCCGACCACACGGCGGACGCGGCGGAGACGCTGCTCAAGGCGATGCCCGGCTGGCTGAAGCGGGGTCTGGACGCCCATGTCACGGTGGACGGACGGCACCGGGCGATGCGCGATCCGCTGGCCTATACGGAGCTGCTGTGCCGACTGCATCCGGTCGGTACGCCCCGGCTGGCGGCGGACCGGCTCGCGGCGACTGCGGAGCGTACGGGCATCCGGCGGTTCGCGCTGATGGTCGAGGGGTCGGGCCAGGTGGCGGCGACGGAGGAGAACGTGCGCCGGCTGGGCGAGGAGGTCCTGCCGCTCCTCGTCTGA
- a CDS encoding SCO5389 family protein, whose protein sequence is MSLDVSPALLEQAERGEVDEAAFVDCVRTSLPFAWEMISSLVAQLKVDGGAFADNQTPPPDEHARGQLLRALASDAIRGALQRHFGVRLAFQNCHRVAVFPLDPAADEPLARFTSVRAQLLNQSPELRDC, encoded by the coding sequence ATGTCGCTCGACGTCTCACCGGCTCTGTTGGAACAGGCCGAGCGAGGCGAGGTCGACGAAGCCGCCTTCGTCGACTGCGTCCGGACCTCCCTGCCCTTCGCATGGGAGATGATCAGTTCTCTGGTGGCCCAGCTCAAGGTGGACGGTGGTGCGTTCGCCGACAACCAGACGCCTCCGCCGGACGAGCACGCGCGCGGTCAGCTGCTGCGCGCCCTCGCCAGTGACGCCATCCGCGGTGCGCTGCAGCGGCACTTCGGGGTGCGTCTGGCCTTCCAGAACTGCCACCGTGTCGCGGTGTTCCCCCTGGACCCCGCGGCCGACGAGCCGCTGGCCCGCTTCACGTCCGTCCGGGCCCAGCTGCTGAACCAGTCGCCCGAGCTGCGCGACTGCTGA